CATGGATTCTTTTAACTTGGACATCAAACAAAGCATTCGAATTCACCGTAACCCCGGTTGCTTTTTGGATATAATCAGCCAAACGAACCTAACACGATGAAAATTCAACATTccaattattatacaattattataatattaggaTCAAACGTTGCATACTTTGTTTGAAAGTTTAGCGGCGACCCAACGTTTTCTGAAATCCTTATTGTTAACGTGTGATTTAAGCCCTTTCAATAAATCAAGAttctaataaattcatattagtaataataaaaaaaatagtaaaataatttaatttaattaaattgaatgaTGCAAGTTTACCTTTAACCAATTTTTACTTCCTAAGGTTTCAGTTATTAATTCACTTAATTTAGGATTGGCCTGATGTAACCATCTAATGAAagaatttgttataattaattaagaatTACGTCAAagtagaaatttaataattaactcAAAAGTACCTGCGAGGGGTAATACCATTTGtcttattttcaaatttactttCACCATAAAATTGGATGAAATCTTtgaaaatctaattaaaaaaaaaacactttgttaatcaaaatgaaaaaaaaaacatattataatttataatttgtctTTACCGTTTGCTTAATCAATTCTGAATGTAACGCGGCAACGCCATTGACCCGATGGGAACCTAATAACAACCAATTGAGGTCAAGTctgattaaattttcataaatatggAATTTAAAGTGACTTACCAACAATGGCAAGATGTGccattctaataaaaaaatatatatatttgcgttaattaaatatcaaaaacatAAATTGAATGACTTTCTGTTAAAACCAACCTCACGAATTGAGGTGTTGATTCTTCAATAATAGACAATTTGGCCAAAAGATCACGGTTATTAGGGATAGCCTTTTCTACTTTTTGTAAGAAGAACTGTAATCATATAAAAGTAGATTTTTAGAGTTAAGTGTTATTAAAGATCGTCCACTTCGATTACCACGTTACCTACCAAATTGATATCAAAGATGATTTGCATATGTCTTGGTAACAAATATTGTATCATGGGAACTGGCCATCTTTCCATAGCTTCGGGAAGAATAGTGTGATTTGTGAAAGCAAAAGTTTGTGTAACAATGGCCCATGCTTCATCCCAACCAATTCCTTCAAGATCAACCAATATTCTTTGAAGTTCGACAATAGCAAGTGTCGGATGGGTATCTATGGAAATATTTAATGTCAATACTAaacatattatttacaaaCCGAAGTAACATCACTTATTCGAAATGCAAACCATTCAATTGGATGGCGACCTaagtaagaaataaaaaaaagataagtaaataatatacattttaGAAATAACACGTTACACGGATTTTATCCATAATTACTTGTAAGGGGAAATTACTCCACggtttttctgattttttgaaACGGCGAACACtacaaattaataacaattacttataaatataacatttttcaatatattatacGAATGTCTCAATTAATAAGTACTCACATATCGAAAAGGCTAGCGGCTACCCAGAAATATTGCTGTTTAAGACGTAATTCTTTACCAACCATATGGTTATCATTAGGATACAAGACAGCAGTTATGTTTTCAGCTTGCATCTGTTCATAAACAGCTTGTTCGTATTGACCTTCGTTGAATCGGGTAAGATCAAATTGACGCTTGGGTTTACTACTCCAAAGACGGATGTTAATACAATTTTTGGTACCATATCCTAATtaggaaataaatattcataaatgAATGTCACAAAAAAACAGtggtaaaaattgaaattaggCAATCATTAACCTGGAATGGGTACATCATATGCAATTGCTTGAAGTGTATCACCGCCTTCCCACGCATATCGTTCATGACCTTCTTCATCAGTATAACGATTTACGGAGCCGCAAAATTGAACATCAACCACAACATCGAGACGAGGCAATTCCCATGGATTATCAAAGTTAAGCCAATAATCCGGAAATTCAATTTGGTATCCGTCCTTTAATCTATAAAAACAGCCggtttatatttaattagatttaataaacaaaaacattttcatcattataatataaaatcgaTTAATTATCGATAGTGTACCTTTGTTGAAAGATACCATAAGTGTACCTAAGACCATAACCCCAAGCAGGATAATCCATAGTAGCTAAAGAATCCATATAACAAGCAGCAAGACGACCTAAACCACCATTGCCGAGGGCAGCATCGACTTCTTGTTCAAGAACGTCTTCCATCGTAAAACCCAATTCCTTGATGCCCCCTGAAAGGAAAAGATAGAATTATGCATAAACTCAGAATTGAATAATCGCGTAATAAGCGCATTAAAGTATTCATGTGATATACCCCCATAGTTGTCTTTTAATCCCAAATTGAGAAGAGCATTATCTAATGATCTTCCCAGCAAGAATTCCAAAGACAAATAATATACACGCTTAGAATCAACTTCAGTATGGGTCTAATATGAAATTAGGAGATTAattgcgaaaaaaataatttatgtgatcagaatttaaaattGCCATTGTTTTATGTGGCTATAATCTAGTTAACGAGGatattatttgcaaaattaattGACAAACATCTTATATAAGTGTAATATTATGCATACAAGTCATTGGCTTTAATTAATGATCgaatttgatttattacaaTAGCATTAAACTTGCAGTAATCTTTACTGTGTGATTCAAGGCTAATGAAACACATATTCTTTTGTATGAAACTAACCAAACCACTTAAAAAGCACTAACCTGTTGCGTTTCATTCCATCTCTTGATTAATCGATCTCGAACGCtgtaaaattagtaattagtAGACCTGTTATAGTGATCCTAATAAGAAACCACGAATTTGAGTTTACGACTTACCTATGAGCCGTTGCTTGATATGCgctaaaattatcaatattatagaTCGATCTAGCGAGTGTTGTAGTCACGTGAcgaataaatgatttttgaaAAGATTCCTTATCTTATGAAAAGcataattttcaatcaaaaacTTTTCATTGATTTGtcaaattaactaattttatcGGATCAAATACGAACCATCAGATTCATCAGCACCATATTTTTCCCACAAAGCTAAAGTTTCTTTAGGCAATTTagctatttcttttttaagttcTTTTTTCCCAACTCCGGTATAAGTACGTTTATGGTGGCCAGGCTTTGTAGTACCGTCAGCTTCAGCAACGTTAGCATTAGACATGATATATTGATATGTAAGTTacaaagagaaataaaaataaaaaattttacaaatggGAAAAAAGGAGGATATTTATCGAAAAGTAGTAATCAGCAAAATCAGTTAAAAAACCATGTGTAAAAAAGATATGTGCATGTTGCACAAATAAGATAAGGTGATCTTAAATCTAAATAATcgataaattacaaataaatgcTATCATCATGGTGTCAGAAATAACAATCAATAGCGGTTTAACGCCTCCTTGACTCTTATTTCTTTGTGTTATCGTTTAACAAAGAACACAATTCGTTTTGCTGATCGGTACTTTGtctaaaatgaaaaaaaaatgctggcaTATTACATCACTACAGATTTCATAATAAGTTTTCTTTCcgaatttttacattttaggAAATATTAAGAACATAAGTGTATGTTCATATTTAGCGAACTGTGTTGGTAATTCTAAGGTTTGGGCGACATGCGATTGCAGGATTCTAAAATATTGCTCAGGACTGGATAAATGAACcgtttttaatattaagaataGTCATTCAACATATTtgttacaataataatagtgatttgtcaaatacttatataataataaatgaagaCACTTATTGCTTaacatattttctatattttaatttaaaatatgtaaatatcgAATGATATTTCATGTGGATTactaaatttgtatttttctcCAATGATGACAAACATTCTTTAATCCTTCACCAAACGGCTTTTTTGACTCCAGGTATCTCTCCATTTAAAGCTTTCAATCTAAATTGATACCGGCAAAGTCTTGAATCTCGAAAGATACCACGAGCTCGACCAGTTTCAGTACAACGGTTTCTGATTGTTGAAGGTCGTGCATGACGAGGGAAAGAATTTAGCATAAGTTGAGCATGTTGCCTAATTCTTGGGTGAACCTGTTCGTTACGTGTAATAAATCGATAAGCTTGTCGAATTAATTCAGTGGCTGCAACTGTTTCGCGAGTTTTTATGTCGCGACGAACTCTTGCTTGACTTAAAATACGAAAATgcattgtttcttttttttccaatgAAGCCAGTCGATCAAATTTGTGATTTTAACCATCCAATCGGAATTAATTACGTTTTAGTTTGAGAATCAAATGTGATCACTGATCAGTAGGGATGTTAACGGTTCGGTCCATCCGGTTTTCGGTCCAAAAACTGGTGGTTTGAGTACAAAACCGAACCGTTATAGGTTTAGAACCAGAGTTTGAACCGAAGTTTGGACTGAAGTTTAGACCGAAGTTTAGACcggatatttatagtattttatacaaaattgtgTAATGCAGAtcatgaatttaaatatatcgtatatcgtcaaaaaattttttattataagaaaaaaaattaccaacaaaatttcacataatgtaaaaaaaaggaaaaaaaaagacatattGCAAGTATTGATTCAATTttccattctttctttttctgatATCCAATTTTTCATGCATATAATTGCCCTTGCCGTTTCAGGATCTAACCTATTTCTAGTTTTTGAAATAGTTAATCCCGAAATTGAAAATGCCCTTTCTGATGGAACCGACGTTGCTTGGATTGTTAAATAATCCTTAGCTATTTGAGATAGTACTGGGTAATCCTTTTCATAAGTTTTCCACCAAATTAAAGAACCTGTATTACTATCTACTGGAGAATTTAAGTATCGATCTAATTCATCATGCGATACTTCTTGACGAATATTATTTGgattaagtaaattaagaaaataatcacGAGATGATCGTGCTGGTGCTGATGGTATGGTTTGATTATTTAAGGGTAAATATGACAAATataattcttgtaatttactaataatttcagTTATATCATTATGACTAAATAATGTGGTTTTGTAGCGTGGATCTAATATTGAAGAAGTAATGGAAGATTGATTCAAATATTTGTCCCAATAGGCtttcaatttattacaaattgcTGATGCTATTGCCTTTTGTGTATGGTGATTTCCTCTTTGATAATgatccaatttttta
The Rhizophagus irregularis chromosome 19, complete sequence DNA segment above includes these coding regions:
- a CDS encoding mitochondrial 37S ribosomal protein uS14m, which gives rise to MHFRILSQARVRRDIKTRETVAATELIRQAYRFITRNEQVHPRIRQHAQLMLNSFPRHARPSTIRNRCTETGRARGIFRDSRLCRYQFRLKALNGEIPGVKKAVW